From the genome of Thermoplasmata archaeon, one region includes:
- a CDS encoding DUF367 family protein: MPAIRLYAYHAGQCDPKKCTSRKLERLGLLTFVPRPTSLPGGTILLTPAAERALSPADAPRARHHGLSVLDLSWKVTEKLAAFPAVRNATGRALPYLLAANPVNYGKPFILSSVEALAAALIILGEEDQAQALLAKFAWGGQFLLLNREPLEAYRAARDSSGVVAAQAQFV; the protein is encoded by the coding sequence GTGCCCGCAATCCGCCTGTACGCGTACCACGCGGGACAGTGCGACCCCAAGAAGTGCACCTCCCGCAAGCTCGAGCGCTTGGGCCTCTTGACGTTCGTGCCGCGGCCGACCTCGCTCCCGGGAGGCACGATCCTGCTGACCCCCGCGGCAGAACGTGCGCTCTCCCCCGCCGATGCGCCGCGGGCCCGGCACCACGGCCTCTCCGTCCTCGACCTGAGCTGGAAGGTGACGGAGAAGCTTGCCGCATTCCCTGCGGTCCGCAATGCCACGGGGCGCGCGCTGCCGTACCTGCTCGCGGCGAATCCGGTGAACTACGGCAAGCCGTTCATCCTCTCGAGCGTGGAAGCGCTGGCCGCGGCGCTGATCATCCTGGGCGAGGAGGATCAGGCCCAAGCCCTGCTCGCCAAGTTCGCGTGGGGCGGGCAGTTCCTCCTGCTGAACCGCGAGCCCCTCGAGGCCTACCGGGCCGCCCGGGACAGCTCCGGCGTCGTCGCGGCCCAGGCCCAGTTCGTGTGA